In the genome of Bradyrhizobium arachidis, one region contains:
- a CDS encoding xanthine dehydrogenase family protein molybdopterin-binding subunit: protein MNAHNSVSRRSLLTGGLATGFLLAFHLPLRAAGNEPVQRDVTDGKFAPNAFIRIDETGRTVLMMPQVEMGQGTYTSISAVIAEELDADWSKVEVQHAPPNDKLYGNPTFGLQVTGNSNSIRAWWLPLRKAGATARAMLVQAAATQWGVDAASCTASKGEVAHAASGRKLGYGELALAAQGQTPPKDVAIKDPKDFVLIGQPLKRLDTPDKVNGKALYGIDAILPGMKIAAIANCPVFGGKVGKVDDSAAMKVAGVRKVVVLDDAVGVIGDHMWAAKKGLEALKIEWNEGPNAKITTKDVWDDLRKASEKDGAVAKSTGDIGRALASGDRFEAAYELPFLAHASMEPINATVHVRPDACEIWTGTQIMTRVQSEAAKAAGVPVDKVIVNQHLLGGGFGRKLEPDMVVAAVKIAKQVDYPVKVIWTREEDIQHDVYRPVYRDQITASLVDGKIAGWKYKVAGSAVLARWLPPAFQKGIDIDAIDAAVDAPYDFANFHVEYVRAEPLSVPTGFWRGVGPNNNVFAVECAMDELARKAGKDPIEFRKSMLTKNPRMLAVLNQVAEKSGWGQPLPPRVGRGVCVQPSFASFIASVVEAEIDDFGEIVLRRVTSVVDTGIAVNPDTVKAQIEGGLIFGLTAALYGEITIDKGRVQQSNFHDYRMMRINETPKIDVTVVKSGEAPGGIGEAGVNAGPPALRNAIYAATGVALRRLPIDRKLLAAGKKA, encoded by the coding sequence ATGAATGCACACAATAGCGTCTCCCGCCGCTCACTCCTGACCGGCGGCCTCGCCACCGGCTTCCTGCTCGCCTTCCATCTGCCGCTGCGCGCCGCCGGCAACGAGCCGGTGCAACGCGATGTGACGGACGGCAAATTCGCGCCCAACGCCTTCATCCGCATCGATGAGACCGGCCGCACCGTGCTGATGATGCCGCAGGTCGAGATGGGACAGGGCACCTACACGTCGATCTCGGCCGTGATCGCCGAAGAGCTGGATGCCGACTGGAGCAAGGTCGAGGTGCAGCACGCCCCGCCCAACGACAAGCTCTACGGCAACCCGACCTTCGGACTGCAGGTCACCGGCAATTCCAACTCGATCCGCGCCTGGTGGCTGCCGCTGCGCAAGGCCGGCGCCACCGCACGCGCCATGCTGGTGCAGGCCGCAGCCACCCAGTGGGGCGTCGACGCTGCAAGCTGCACCGCGTCGAAGGGCGAGGTCGCGCATGCCGCAAGCGGCCGCAAGCTCGGCTACGGCGAACTGGCGCTCGCCGCCCAGGGCCAGACACCGCCGAAGGACGTCGCGATCAAGGATCCCAAGGATTTTGTCCTCATCGGCCAGCCGCTGAAGCGGCTCGACACGCCTGACAAGGTCAACGGCAAGGCGCTCTACGGCATCGACGCGATCCTGCCCGGCATGAAGATCGCCGCAATCGCCAATTGCCCTGTGTTCGGCGGCAAGGTCGGCAAGGTCGATGACAGTGCCGCGATGAAAGTCGCCGGCGTGCGCAAGGTCGTCGTGCTCGACGACGCCGTCGGCGTCATCGGCGATCACATGTGGGCGGCCAAGAAAGGTCTCGAAGCGCTCAAGATCGAGTGGAACGAAGGCCCGAACGCGAAAATCACCACCAAGGACGTCTGGGACGACCTGCGCAAGGCCAGCGAGAAGGATGGTGCCGTCGCAAAATCCACCGGCGACATCGGCAGGGCGCTCGCCAGCGGCGACAGGTTCGAGGCGGCCTACGAGCTGCCGTTCCTGGCACATGCGTCGATGGAGCCGATCAACGCCACCGTCCACGTCAGGCCGGATGCCTGCGAGATCTGGACCGGCACGCAGATCATGACGCGCGTGCAGTCGGAGGCGGCGAAGGCCGCCGGTGTTCCGGTCGACAAGGTGATCGTCAACCAGCATCTGCTCGGCGGCGGCTTTGGCCGCAAGCTCGAGCCGGACATGGTGGTCGCGGCGGTGAAAATTGCAAAGCAGGTCGACTATCCCGTGAAGGTGATATGGACCCGCGAGGAGGACATCCAGCACGACGTCTATCGTCCGGTCTATCGCGACCAGATCACGGCATCGCTGGTCGACGGCAAGATTGCGGGGTGGAAATACAAGGTCGCCGGCTCCGCGGTGCTGGCGCGCTGGCTGCCGCCGGCGTTCCAGAAGGGCATCGACATCGACGCGATCGACGCGGCGGTGGACGCGCCATACGACTTCGCCAACTTCCACGTCGAATATGTCCGCGCCGAGCCGCTGTCGGTGCCGACCGGCTTCTGGCGCGGCGTCGGCCCGAACAACAACGTGTTCGCGGTCGAATGCGCGATGGACGAGCTCGCGCGCAAGGCGGGCAAGGACCCGATCGAGTTCCGCAAATCCATGCTGACGAAGAACCCGCGCATGCTCGCGGTGCTGAACCAGGTCGCCGAGAAATCCGGCTGGGGTCAGCCGCTGCCGCCGCGCGTTGGCCGCGGCGTCTGCGTGCAGCCGTCATTCGCAAGCTTCATCGCGTCCGTGGTCGAAGCGGAGATCGACGACTTCGGCGAGATCGTGCTCCGCCGCGTCACCTCGGTGGTCGACACCGGCATCGCGGTCAACCCCGATACGGTGAAGGCGCAGATCGAGGGTGGCCTGATCTTCGGCCTCACCGCCGCGCTCTATGGCGAGATCACCATCGACAAGGGCCGCGTGCAGCAGTCGAATTTCCACGACTACCGCATGATGCGCATCAACGAGACGCCGAAGATCGATGTCACCGTCGTGAAAAGCGGCGAGGCGCCGGGCGGCATCGGCGAGGCCGGCGTTAATGCCGGACCTCCGGCGCTGCGCAACGCGATTTACGCTGCAACCGGCGTGGCGCTACGGCGCCTGCCCATCGATCGGAAACTGCTGGCTGCGGGGAAGAAGGCATGA
- a CDS encoding (2Fe-2S)-binding protein — protein MATTLTINGEQKSFDAPPEMPLLWVLRDILGMTGTKFGCGIAQCGACTVHVDGKAVRSCVLPVSAVANRAVTTIEHVGNTPAGAKVQKAWLDAEVIQCGYCQSGQIMAAAALLAATPNPDDSDIDAAMAGNICRCGTYVRIREAIKHAANGKQS, from the coding sequence ATGGCAACGACACTCACCATCAACGGCGAACAAAAATCCTTCGACGCGCCACCTGAAATGCCCTTGCTGTGGGTGCTGCGCGACATTCTCGGGATGACCGGCACCAAGTTCGGCTGCGGTATCGCGCAATGCGGCGCCTGCACGGTGCATGTCGACGGCAAGGCGGTGCGCTCCTGCGTGCTGCCCGTCAGCGCGGTCGCGAACCGGGCCGTCACCACCATCGAGCATGTCGGCAACACGCCTGCGGGTGCGAAGGTGCAGAAGGCCTGGCTGGATGCCGAAGTGATCCAGTGCGGCTATTGCCAGTCCGGCCAGATCATGGCCGCCGCCGCGCTGCTGGCGGCAACGCCCAATCCTGATGATTCCGACATCGACGCGGCGATGGCCGGCAACATCTGCCGCTGCGGCACCTATGTCCGCATCCGCGAGGCCATCAAGCACGCCGCCAACGGCAAGCAATCTTGA
- a CDS encoding methyl-accepting chemotaxis protein gives MSVAQLAVMDTGSNRTLAERLIDQLADRIGGLGVELADIAGNVQEVANRVANQSERFHHLQKTAETMVSANHDIANASQAVQSTTSAAVGEIAQSRSAVDTAVSHISELVAAVERIEARLSAVGSALAQVAKVSGSIEAIAKQTNLLALNATIEAARAGNAGRGFAVVASEVKNLAEATRQATHQISDTVRDLDGQIEGLIGESSDASQRAKTAGEGAQQISGIISRVQQGFASVEAEIDSVTRAATSNLGHCDTVISELNELAKGVDLSSRDLKNADQRVTKLLDTSEALIALIADSGVETSDAPLIRVVVETAKRISAEFEAAIDRGEITLDQLMDENYREIPGTDPKQYKTHYVDFTDRVLPAIQDPIQKSDPRIVFCVAWARGGYLPTHNPNYRLPQGKDPVWNNANCRNRRLFTDRAVKKVAANTKPFLLQTYRRDMGGGQFVLMKDLSSPIVIRGRHWGAFRMGFRQG, from the coding sequence ATGTCCGTCGCACAACTTGCAGTTATGGACACCGGCTCCAACCGGACGCTGGCTGAACGGCTGATCGACCAGCTCGCCGACCGCATCGGCGGCCTCGGCGTCGAGCTCGCCGATATTGCCGGCAACGTCCAGGAAGTCGCAAACCGCGTCGCCAACCAGTCGGAACGGTTCCACCATCTCCAGAAGACGGCGGAGACGATGGTCTCGGCCAATCACGACATAGCCAACGCATCACAGGCGGTGCAGTCGACGACGTCGGCCGCGGTCGGCGAGATCGCGCAGTCGCGCAGCGCAGTCGACACCGCCGTCAGCCACATCTCCGAGCTGGTCGCAGCCGTCGAACGTATCGAGGCTCGTTTGAGCGCGGTCGGCTCGGCGCTGGCGCAGGTCGCAAAAGTGTCCGGCTCGATCGAGGCGATCGCCAAGCAGACCAACCTGCTCGCGCTGAACGCAACCATCGAAGCGGCGCGCGCCGGCAATGCCGGCCGCGGCTTCGCGGTGGTCGCGAGCGAGGTGAAGAACCTCGCTGAAGCGACCCGCCAGGCCACGCATCAGATCTCCGACACCGTGCGCGACCTCGACGGCCAGATCGAAGGCCTGATCGGCGAGAGCAGCGATGCCTCGCAGCGCGCGAAGACCGCAGGCGAAGGCGCCCAGCAGATCTCCGGCATCATCTCGCGCGTCCAGCAGGGCTTCGCCTCGGTGGAAGCGGAGATCGACAGCGTCACGCGCGCGGCGACCTCCAATCTCGGGCATTGCGACACCGTCATCAGCGAGCTCAACGAGCTCGCCAAGGGCGTCGACCTCTCCTCGCGCGATCTCAAGAACGCCGACCAGCGCGTGACAAAGCTGCTCGACACCTCCGAAGCGCTGATCGCGCTGATCGCCGACAGCGGCGTCGAGACCTCGGACGCGCCGCTGATCCGCGTCGTCGTCGAGACCGCCAAGCGCATCTCGGCCGAGTTCGAGGCCGCGATCGACCGCGGCGAGATCACGCTCGACCAGCTCATGGACGAGAACTACCGGGAGATCCCCGGCACCGATCCCAAGCAGTACAAGACGCACTATGTCGACTTCACCGACCGCGTGCTGCCCGCGATCCAGGACCCGATCCAGAAATCCGATCCCCGCATCGTGTTCTGCGTCGCCTGGGCCAGGGGCGGGTACCTGCCGACCCACAATCCGAACTACCGCCTGCCGCAGGGCAAGGACCCGGTCTGGAATAACGCCAACTGCCGCAACCGCCGCCTGTTCACCGACCGCGCGGTGAAGAAGGTCGCGGCCAACACAAAACCCTTCCTGCTGCAGACCTATCGCCGCGACATGGGCGGCGGGCAGTTCGTACTGATGAAGGACCTGTCCTCGCCGATCGTGATCCGCGGCAGGCACTGGGGCGCATTCCGGATGGGTTTTCGGCAGGGCTGA
- a CDS encoding methyl-accepting chemotaxis protein: MAFGLFRKRLPDTAAPAVAPQTVRPTAHSEPAPAAEGDSAREILELLELELGAMIRQLERAANSVAGGAEATAATLADIRDRTDALTGRTNAAQSTASTFAHAADKFTQSAQGIGAQVRAAAKLADEASTAAQEARANVDRLRESSAAIGNVVNLIAQIARQTTLLALNSTIEAARAGAAGKGFAVVATEVKALAVQTQGATEEISKKIDALQRDAAGSADAVHRISQAIEAIRPVFDTVNGAVAEQNATTSEVSGNAASASEFIISVGESAAEIDAATKAAETHGENVASAGKAVTTFAQKLKSRCAVLLRQSEHDDRRKTERLPCHLKFETSRGVMPVYEIAMDGVLIGGADAGRLAPHTMIEGSLEDVGACRLRVIEQSKAGARAQFIAPNAELSEKIEDRLWSIHEENTEFVTRAMEAGNALTQIFEQALARGEVKVDDLFDTDYADIAGTNPQQYRTRYLDWADRALPPFQEAFLAKDPRMAFCAMVDRNGFLPVHNKIYSHPQRPGDIAWNTANSRNRRIFNDPAGLAAARNLRSYLVQSYARDMGNGNTVMMREIDVPIRVQGRHWGGFRTAYKL; encoded by the coding sequence ATGGCGTTCGGACTATTTCGGAAGCGTCTGCCGGATACGGCTGCGCCTGCGGTCGCCCCGCAGACTGTGCGGCCGACGGCCCATTCCGAGCCCGCCCCGGCCGCTGAGGGCGATTCGGCCCGGGAAATCCTGGAACTGCTGGAACTCGAGCTCGGGGCGATGATTCGCCAGCTCGAGCGCGCCGCCAATTCGGTGGCCGGCGGCGCTGAGGCGACCGCCGCGACGCTGGCCGACATCCGCGACCGCACCGACGCCCTCACCGGCCGCACCAACGCCGCGCAGTCGACCGCCTCGACCTTCGCTCATGCCGCCGACAAATTCACCCAATCCGCGCAAGGCATCGGCGCCCAGGTCCGCGCGGCCGCCAAGCTCGCCGATGAGGCCAGCACCGCGGCGCAGGAAGCCCGCGCCAATGTCGACCGCCTGCGCGAGTCCTCCGCGGCGATCGGCAACGTCGTCAACCTGATCGCGCAGATCGCACGGCAGACGACGCTGCTCGCGCTCAACTCGACCATCGAGGCCGCACGTGCGGGCGCGGCCGGCAAGGGCTTTGCGGTCGTCGCCACCGAGGTGAAGGCGCTCGCGGTCCAGACGCAAGGCGCCACGGAAGAGATCTCGAAGAAGATCGACGCGCTGCAGCGCGATGCCGCCGGCTCCGCCGACGCCGTGCACCGGATCTCGCAGGCGATCGAGGCGATCCGCCCGGTGTTCGACACCGTCAACGGCGCGGTCGCCGAGCAGAACGCCACAACGAGCGAAGTCTCCGGCAATGCCGCCAGCGCCTCGGAGTTCATCATCTCGGTCGGCGAGAGCGCAGCCGAGATCGACGCCGCGACCAAGGCCGCCGAGACCCATGGCGAGAACGTCGCCAGCGCCGGCAAGGCGGTCACCACCTTCGCGCAGAAGCTGAAATCGCGCTGCGCCGTGCTGCTGCGCCAGAGCGAGCACGACGATCGCCGCAAGACCGAGCGGCTGCCCTGCCATCTCAAATTCGAGACGTCGCGCGGCGTGATGCCGGTCTACGAGATTGCGATGGACGGCGTGCTGATCGGCGGCGCCGACGCTGGGCGGCTGGCACCGCACACGATGATCGAAGGCAGCCTCGAAGACGTCGGCGCCTGCCGCCTGCGCGTGATCGAGCAGTCCAAGGCCGGCGCCCGCGCGCAGTTCATTGCCCCCAATGCCGAGCTCTCCGAGAAGATCGAGGACAGGCTCTGGTCGATCCACGAGGAGAACACCGAGTTCGTCACCCGCGCCATGGAAGCGGGCAACGCGCTGACCCAGATCTTCGAGCAGGCGCTTGCGCGCGGCGAGGTCAAGGTCGACGATCTCTTCGACACCGATTACGCGGACATCGCCGGCACCAATCCGCAGCAATACCGCACCCGCTATCTGGACTGGGCCGACCGCGCGCTGCCGCCGTTCCAGGAGGCCTTCCTCGCCAAGGACCCGCGCATGGCGTTCTGCGCCATGGTCGACCGCAACGGCTTCCTGCCCGTGCACAACAAGATCTATTCGCATCCGCAGCGGCCGGGCGATATCGCCTGGAACACGGCCAACAGCCGCAACCGACGGATCTTCAACGATCCGGCGGGGCTCGCCGCCGCGCGCAACCTGCGATCGTACCTGGTCCAGAGCTATGCGCGCGACATGGGCAACGGGAACACCGTCATGATGCGCGAGATCGACGTGCCGATCCGCGTGCAGGGCCGGCACTGGGGTGGATTCCGCACCGCCTACAAGCTCTAG
- a CDS encoding YebC/PmpR family DNA-binding transcriptional regulator — protein sequence MAGHSQFKNIMHRKGRQDAQKSKLFGKLAREITVAAKLGTPDPAMNPRLRAAVIAARQENMPKDNIERAIKKALGSDGENYDEIRYEGYGPGGVAVIVEALTDNRNRAASDIRSFFTKSGGNLGETGSVSFMFDRTGIIEYDRSVADDDAVLDAAIEAGADDVVSGEGGHEIYASTESYRDVAKALEAKFGEPRKAALIWKPQNTVAVDDETGEKLLKLMDLLNEHDDVQNVYANFEVSDALVAKMGG from the coding sequence ATGGCCGGACATTCCCAATTCAAGAACATCATGCACCGCAAGGGGCGGCAGGATGCGCAGAAGTCGAAGCTGTTCGGTAAGCTGGCGCGGGAAATCACCGTCGCGGCCAAGCTCGGCACGCCCGACCCCGCCATGAACCCGCGCCTGCGCGCCGCCGTGATCGCCGCGCGCCAGGAGAACATGCCGAAGGACAATATCGAGCGCGCCATCAAGAAGGCGCTCGGCAGCGACGGCGAGAACTATGACGAGATCCGCTACGAAGGTTATGGCCCGGGCGGCGTCGCCGTCATCGTCGAGGCGCTGACCGACAACCGCAATCGCGCCGCCTCCGACATCCGCTCCTTCTTCACCAAGTCGGGCGGCAATCTCGGCGAAACCGGCTCGGTTTCCTTCATGTTCGACCGCACCGGCATCATCGAATACGACCGCAGCGTCGCCGATGACGATGCGGTGCTCGATGCCGCGATCGAGGCCGGTGCCGACGACGTCGTCTCCGGCGAAGGCGGCCACGAGATCTACGCCTCGACCGAGAGCTATCGCGACGTCGCCAAGGCGCTGGAGGCCAAGTTCGGCGAACCGCGCAAGGCCGCGCTGATCTGGAAGCCGCAGAACACGGTCGCCGTCGACGACGAGACCGGCGAGAAGCTGCTCAAGCTGATGGACCTGCTCAACGAGCACGACGACGTCCAGAACGTCTACGCCAATTTCGAGGTGTCGGACGCGCTGGTCGCGAAGATGGGCGGCTAG
- the ruvC gene encoding crossover junction endodeoxyribonuclease RuvC, with translation MTALPIRGPVRIIGIDPGLRRTGWGVIEAEGNRLIYVACGSVEPRDDLPLSSRLLAIHEGLAAVLSDHKPIEAAVEQTFVNKDGVATLKLGQARGVAMLAPAMFGISVAEYAPNQVKKTVVGAGHADKQQIAMMLKILLPKAEPPSADAADALAIAITHAHHRQSTALRLKVAGL, from the coding sequence ATGACCGCGCTCCCGATTCGTGGCCCCGTTCGCATCATCGGCATCGACCCCGGCCTGCGCCGCACCGGCTGGGGCGTGATCGAGGCTGAGGGCAACCGATTGATCTACGTCGCTTGCGGTTCGGTGGAGCCGCGGGACGATCTGCCGCTGTCGAGCCGGCTGCTCGCGATCCATGAAGGGCTTGCGGCCGTTCTGTCCGATCACAAGCCGATCGAAGCCGCGGTCGAGCAGACTTTTGTCAACAAGGACGGCGTTGCGACGCTGAAGCTCGGCCAGGCCCGCGGCGTCGCCATGCTGGCGCCTGCAATGTTCGGCATCTCTGTCGCCGAATATGCGCCGAACCAGGTCAAGAAGACCGTGGTCGGCGCCGGCCACGCCGACAAGCAACAGATCGCGATGATGCTGAAGATATTGCTGCCGAAAGCCGAGCCGCCGTCCGCGGACGCTGCCGACGCGCTCGCCATCGCCATCACTCACGCTCACCACCGCCAAAGCACGGCGCTCCGGCTAAAGGTGGCGGGACTATGA
- the ruvA gene encoding Holliday junction branch migration protein RuvA: MIGKLKGLIDSYGEDFVILDVGGVGYQVHCSSRTLQHLPSPGEAAVLSIETYVREDQIKLFGFRTDQEREWFRLLQTVQGVGAKVALAVLGTLQPSDLANAIALRDKAAVARTPGVGPKVAERIVTELKDKAPAFASVDPAVVHLAGAVDDQRAPRPVADAISALVNLGYGQPQAAAAIASASRSAGESAETAQLIRLGLKELSK; the protein is encoded by the coding sequence ATGATCGGCAAGCTCAAGGGCCTGATCGATTCCTACGGCGAGGATTTTGTGATTCTCGACGTCGGCGGCGTCGGCTATCAGGTGCACTGTTCCTCCCGCACGTTGCAGCATCTGCCTTCGCCGGGTGAAGCGGCCGTGCTGTCGATCGAGACCTACGTCCGCGAAGATCAGATAAAGCTGTTCGGCTTCCGGACCGACCAGGAGCGCGAATGGTTTCGTCTGCTCCAGACCGTGCAGGGCGTCGGTGCCAAGGTCGCGCTCGCCGTGCTCGGCACGCTGCAGCCTTCCGATCTCGCCAACGCCATTGCGCTCCGCGACAAGGCCGCGGTGGCGCGCACGCCCGGCGTCGGCCCCAAGGTGGCCGAGCGTATCGTCACCGAATTGAAGGACAAGGCGCCGGCCTTCGCCAGTGTCGATCCGGCCGTGGTGCATCTCGCCGGCGCCGTCGACGATCAGCGCGCGCCGCGCCCCGTTGCAGATGCGATCTCCGCCCTGGTCAATCTCGGTTACGGCCAGCCGCAGGCCGCCGCGGCCATCGCATCGGCATCGCGCAGCGCGGGTGAAAGCGCCGAGACGGCGCAGCTCATCCGCCTCGGCCTGAAGGAGCTCTCGAAATGA
- the ruvB gene encoding Holliday junction branch migration DNA helicase RuvB encodes MSDPKANRMVSPERRSDDVGDTALRPQSLSDFVGQQQARKNLSIFIEAARKRGEALDHVLFVGPPGLGKTTLAQIVAKELGVGFRATSGPVIAKAGDLAALLTNLEERDVLFIDEIHRLSPAVEEVLYPAMEDFQLDLIIGEGPAARSVKIELSKFTLVGATTRAGLLTNPLRDRFGIPVRLNFYTIEELESIVTRGARVLNVGMSTDGANEIARRARGTPRIAGRLLRRVRDFASAANAEQIDRKIADHALSALEVDAAGLDAMDRRYLSTIALNYGGGPVGVETMAAALSEPRDAIEDIIEPYLIQCGYLQRTPRGRLLTSHAFRHLGIAEPSRDAAAQFGLFGTDESDD; translated from the coding sequence ATGAGCGATCCCAAGGCCAACCGCATGGTCTCGCCCGAGCGCCGTAGCGACGATGTCGGCGACACTGCGCTGCGTCCACAGTCGCTGTCCGACTTCGTCGGCCAGCAGCAGGCGCGCAAGAACCTCTCGATCTTCATCGAGGCCGCACGCAAGCGCGGCGAGGCGCTGGACCACGTGCTGTTCGTCGGTCCTCCCGGCCTCGGCAAGACCACGCTGGCGCAGATCGTGGCGAAGGAGCTCGGCGTCGGCTTTCGTGCGACATCAGGCCCCGTCATCGCCAAGGCCGGCGATCTCGCCGCGCTGCTGACCAATCTCGAAGAGCGCGACGTGCTCTTCATTGACGAGATCCATCGCCTCAGTCCCGCGGTCGAAGAAGTGCTCTATCCCGCGATGGAGGACTTTCAGCTCGACCTCATCATCGGCGAGGGGCCGGCGGCGCGCTCGGTGAAGATCGAGCTGTCGAAATTCACCCTCGTCGGCGCCACCACACGCGCCGGCCTGCTCACCAATCCCTTGCGCGACCGTTTCGGCATTCCGGTCCGGCTCAATTTCTACACCATCGAGGAGCTCGAGAGCATCGTCACGCGCGGCGCCCGCGTGCTCAATGTCGGCATGAGCACTGATGGCGCCAACGAGATCGCGCGCCGCGCCCGCGGCACGCCGCGCATCGCCGGCCGTCTGCTCCGCCGCGTGCGCGATTTTGCTTCAGCCGCCAATGCCGAGCAGATCGACCGCAAGATCGCCGACCACGCGCTGAGCGCGCTCGAGGTCGACGCGGCGGGCCTGGACGCCATGGACCGCCGCTACCTCTCGACCATCGCGCTCAACTATGGCGGCGGCCCGGTCGGGGTCGAGACGATGGCCGCAGCGCTGTCCGAGCCGCGCGATGCGATCGAGGACATCATCGAGCCTTATCTGATCCAGTGCGGGTATCTCCAGCGCACCCCGCGCGGCCGGTTGCTTACCTCGCACGCCTTCCGCCATCTCGGCATCGCCGAGCCCTCGCGCGACGCGGCGGCACAGTTCGGCCTGTTCGGCACGGACGAGAGCGACGACTGA
- a CDS encoding metallophosphoesterase: MISRRHLIRSIGGLSALGVSTAAYGVGVEPMRLRVTRYHPTPRQWPADLRLKIAAVADIHACDPWMSLERIEAIVDRTNALNADLIVLLGDYVAGVHQVTRIIPSSEWARVLSGLKAPLGVHAVMGNHDYWDDRTVQRAGRGPTVAHRALEAAGIPVYENDAVRLTKDGRSFWLAGLGDQLAFAPAQRFRSTARFGVDDLEGTLAKVTDDAPIILLAHEPNIAWRVPARVALQLSGHTHGGQVRLLGWSPAVRGPNSGKLAYGHVRMKCDVIISGGLGCSLMPIRVGVPPEIVEVTLGRTAPVVS, translated from the coding sequence ATGATCTCGCGTCGTCATCTCATCCGGTCCATCGGCGGCCTGTCCGCCCTCGGCGTCTCGACCGCCGCCTATGGCGTCGGTGTCGAGCCGATGCGGCTCCGCGTCACCCGCTATCATCCGACCCCGCGGCAATGGCCGGCGGATCTTCGGCTGAAGATCGCGGCGGTCGCCGACATCCATGCCTGCGATCCCTGGATGTCGCTGGAGCGGATCGAGGCGATCGTCGACCGCACCAACGCGTTGAATGCCGATCTCATCGTGCTGCTCGGCGATTATGTTGCCGGCGTTCACCAGGTCACGCGCATCATTCCGTCGAGCGAATGGGCGAGGGTGCTGTCCGGCCTCAAGGCACCGCTCGGCGTGCATGCCGTCATGGGCAATCACGATTATTGGGACGACCGGACCGTGCAGCGGGCCGGCCGCGGGCCGACCGTCGCGCATCGCGCGCTGGAGGCGGCCGGCATTCCGGTCTACGAGAACGACGCCGTGCGCCTCACCAAGGACGGCCGCTCCTTCTGGCTCGCCGGCCTCGGCGATCAGCTCGCCTTTGCGCCGGCGCAGCGCTTCCGCAGCACGGCGCGGTTCGGTGTCGACGATCTCGAAGGCACGCTGGCGAAAGTCACCGACGATGCGCCAATCATCCTGCTCGCGCATGAGCCCAACATCGCCTGGCGCGTGCCGGCGCGCGTCGCGCTGCAGCTGTCCGGCCACACCCATGGCGGCCAGGTCCGCCTGCTCGGCTGGTCGCCGGCTGTTCGGGGTCCGAATAGCGGGAAGCTCGCCTATGGTCATGTCAGGATGAAATGCGACGTCATCATCTCCGGCGGCCTCGGTTGCAGCTTGATGCCGATCCGCGTCGGCGTACCGCCTGAGATCGTCGAGGTGACGCTGGGGCGGACGGCCCCGGTCGTATCCTGA
- the ybgC gene encoding tol-pal system-associated acyl-CoA thioesterase, with translation MTAHLDGEIRDGRHHMQVRVYYEDTDFSGIVYHANYLRYMERGRTNHLRLMGAEQQALFDQPETEGAGFAFVVRSMHLDFLKPARMDDVLDVVTWPIAVKGASIMLAQEVRRGDDVLVKAEVRVAFISGGRAQPIPKSIRALMKADLIS, from the coding sequence GTGACTGCCCATCTCGACGGCGAGATCCGCGACGGCCGCCACCACATGCAGGTCCGCGTCTATTACGAGGACACGGATTTCTCCGGCATCGTCTATCACGCCAATTATCTGCGCTACATGGAGCGCGGGCGTACCAATCATCTCAGGCTGATGGGCGCAGAGCAGCAGGCGCTGTTCGACCAGCCCGAGACCGAAGGCGCCGGCTTTGCCTTCGTCGTGCGCTCGATGCACCTCGACTTCCTCAAGCCCGCACGGATGGACGACGTGCTCGATGTCGTGACGTGGCCGATTGCGGTGAAGGGCGCCTCGATCATGCTGGCGCAGGAGGTGCGACGCGGTGACGACGTGCTGGTTAAGGCCGAGGTCCGCGTCGCCTTCATCAGCGGCGGCCGCGCCCAGCCAATCCCGAAATCAATTCGTGCGCTGATGAAAGCCGATTTGATTTCCTGA
- a CDS encoding DUF1348 family protein, with translation MSRPPLPPFTRETAAQKARMAEDAWNSRDPVKVSLAYTEDSRWRNRSEVFQGREAIVAFLTRKWEKEQDYRLIKDLWAFDGNRIAVRFQYEWHDGKGQWYRSYGNEQWEFDEHGLMRRREASINDIAIAEKDRRFHWAAPGPRPADVPGLGTDPF, from the coding sequence ATGTCGCGCCCGCCGCTTCCGCCCTTCACCCGTGAGACCGCCGCGCAAAAGGCGCGCATGGCCGAGGATGCCTGGAATTCGCGCGATCCAGTGAAGGTGTCGCTCGCCTATACCGAGGACAGCCGCTGGCGCAACCGCTCCGAAGTGTTCCAGGGCCGCGAGGCCATCGTCGCCTTCCTGACCCGCAAATGGGAGAAGGAGCAGGACTACCGCCTGATCAAGGATCTCTGGGCCTTCGACGGCAACCGCATCGCGGTGCGCTTCCAGTACGAATGGCATGATGGAAAAGGCCAGTGGTATCGCTCCTACGGCAACGAGCAGTGGGAGTTCGACGAGCACGGCTTGATGCGGCGGCGCGAAGCATCGATCAACGATATTGCGATTGCGGAGAAGGATCGCCGGTTTCATTGGGCCGCGCCGGGCCCGCGACCCGCCGACGTGCCGGGATTGGGGACGGATCCGTTTTGA